The Arachis duranensis cultivar V14167 chromosome 2, aradu.V14167.gnm2.J7QH, whole genome shotgun sequence genome has a window encoding:
- the LOC107472830 gene encoding stemmadenine O-acetyltransferase-like produces the protein MEKIKVEIISRENIRPSSPTLSPLRTFKYSILDQLVPFPHAVAILFYPSQNLSEFPKRLELLKQSLSETLTLFYPLAGKTKDDLSIDCNDEGANFVVAKVNCPISKFLRKPDLNSLNMFFPITPYLEETTTGAHVTNIQVNVFDCGGIAIGFCISHKIIDGESVNTFLKVWTERADSKRNSKPLTEPNFATSSLFPAGTFYFRDLSKKIWGSLLKEEKWVTRRILFKNSTIATLKAQIVAKSSSDPLKKHLNTPTRVQILSALLWKCFMAASKAQFGIQRPSMVINTVNLRRKMEGSLHPENSIGNFLWFTTSEHMSEHEVSLDELVSKLKKSVEEVDKDFVARLQSEEEGSLIMENALRKISGETWSINKGEEALESLAFNSWINFAGYDADFGWGKPIWGSSVGKEGNLVLANKIILIDTNSKDGIEAWVTLDEEKMKHLVSSTELLTYATLDPSPLPDSSKL, from the coding sequence atggaaaaaattaaagttgaaattATTTCTAGAGAAAATATTCGACCTTCTTCCCCCACACTCTCTCCCTTAAGAACCTTCAAATACTCCATTTTAGATCAACTTGTTCCCTTTCCTCATGCAGTAGCCATCTTATTCTACCCCTCACAAAATCTGTCTGAATTCCCAAAGAGATTAGAGTTGCTTAAACAATCATTATCTGAAACACTAACACTATTTTACCCTCTTGCTGGAAAGACCAAAGATGATTTGTCCATTGATTGCAATGATGAAGGTGCTAACTTTGTAGTAGCAAAAGTGAATTGTCCTATTTCAAAGTTTCTAAGGAAGCCTGATTTGAATTCGCTGAACATGTTTTTTCCAATTACTCCATACTTGGAGGAAACAACCACAGGAGCTCATGTGACTAACATTCAAGTTAATGTCTTTGATTGTGGTGGAATTGCAATTGGATTTTGCATTTCTCATAAGATCATTGATGGTGAATCAGTTAACACCTTCCTGAAGGTGTGGACAGAAAGAGCCGACAGCAAACGCAATTCAAAACCTTTGACAGAACCAAACTTTGCTACAAGTTCGTTGTTCCCTGCAGGTACTTTTTATTTCAGAGACTTGTCAAAGAAAATCTGGGGTTCCCTTCTTAAGGAAGAAAAATGGGTCACAAGGAGGATTTTGTTCAAAAATTCAACTATTGCCACCCTCAAGGCTCAAATAGTGGCAAAATCTTCATCTGATCCATTGAAGAAACATCTTAATACCCCTACACGTGTTCAGATACTTTCTGCATTGTTGTGGAAGTGTTTCATGGCCGCTTCAAAGGCTCAATTTGGAATTCAAAGGCCTTCTATGGTGATTAACACAGTGAACCTTCGCCGAAAAATGGAAGGGTCTCTACATCCTGAGAATTCTATAGGAAATTTTTTGTGGTTTACAACTTCAGAACACATGAGTGAGCATGAGGTGAGTTTGGATGAGTTGGTGAGCAAACTGAAGAAGTCAGTTGAAGAAGTTGATAAGGATTTTGTTGCAAGATTGCAAAGTGAAGAGGAGGGGAGTTTAATCATGGAAAATGCTCTAAGAAAAATTAGTGGTGAAACATGGTCTATTAATAAGGGTGAGGAGGCATTGGAAAGTTTAGCTTTTAATAGTTGGATTAACTTTGCAGGCTATGATGCTGATTTTGGATGGGGAAAACCTATATGGGGGAGTAGTGTTGGTAAAGAGGGAAATTTAGTGTTAGCgaataagataattttaattgatactAACTCCAAAGATGGTATAGAAGCTTGGGTTACCTTGGATGAGGAGAAAATGAAGCATTTGGTATCAAGCACTGAATTACTCACTTATGCAACTCTTGATCCAAGCCCTTTGCCCGATAGCTCAAAATTATAG